The following coding sequences are from one Granulicella aggregans window:
- a CDS encoding homocysteine synthase has protein sequence MAEEAAAPKQQLATLAVHGGQVADSATNARAVPIYQTTSYLFQDSDHAARLFGLQEFGNIYTRLMNPTTDVFEKRIAALEGGVAALATASGQAAETLVIQTLASAGDEIVSTTSLYGGTYNLFHYTLPRQGITVRFVDADDFEGLRAAINSKTKAIYTETLGNPKLDVVDIEKLAAIAHEHGLPLVIDNTSASPALVRPIEWGADIVINSATKFIGGHGTTIGGVIVDAGKFDWKASGRFTEFTEGDPSYHGLVYADAFGPLAFILKARVQGLRDTGAAMSPFSSFLLLQGAETLHLRMERHSQNALAVAKHLEGHEGVAWVNYPGLESSKFYDRAKKYLPDGQSALVTFGIKGGYEAGKKVINALKLFSHVANIGDAKSLVIHPASTTHSQLTVEEQAATGVVPELVRLSIGIEDIRDIIADLDQAIAAANSAVSEKELELAAK, from the coding sequence ATGGCAGAGGAAGCAGCAGCACCGAAGCAACAGTTGGCGACGTTGGCGGTTCATGGCGGGCAGGTGGCAGACAGCGCAACGAACGCGCGCGCGGTGCCGATCTACCAGACCACTTCGTATCTCTTTCAGGACTCCGACCATGCGGCGCGGCTCTTCGGGCTGCAGGAGTTCGGCAACATCTACACGCGGCTGATGAACCCTACGACGGACGTCTTCGAGAAGCGAATTGCGGCGCTTGAGGGCGGCGTCGCGGCGCTGGCGACGGCTTCGGGGCAGGCGGCCGAGACGCTGGTGATCCAGACGCTGGCGAGCGCGGGCGATGAGATTGTCTCAACGACCTCGCTGTATGGCGGGACTTACAACCTGTTCCACTACACGCTGCCTCGGCAGGGCATCACGGTGCGCTTTGTCGATGCCGATGACTTTGAGGGGCTGCGCGCTGCGATCAACTCGAAGACGAAGGCGATCTACACCGAGACGCTCGGGAATCCAAAGCTGGACGTGGTCGATATCGAGAAGCTGGCTGCGATTGCGCATGAGCATGGGCTGCCGCTGGTGATTGATAACACGTCGGCCTCGCCTGCGCTTGTGCGTCCGATTGAGTGGGGCGCGGACATCGTCATCAACTCGGCGACAAAGTTCATTGGCGGGCATGGGACGACGATTGGCGGCGTGATAGTTGATGCGGGCAAGTTCGACTGGAAGGCTTCGGGACGGTTCACGGAGTTCACCGAGGGCGATCCCTCTTATCACGGGCTGGTCTACGCGGATGCGTTCGGGCCGCTGGCCTTCATTTTGAAGGCGCGGGTTCAAGGACTGCGCGATACGGGAGCGGCGATGTCGCCGTTCAGTTCGTTCCTTCTGCTGCAGGGCGCGGAGACGCTGCACCTGCGCATGGAGCGGCACTCGCAAAACGCGCTGGCGGTGGCGAAGCATCTTGAAGGGCATGAGGGTGTTGCGTGGGTGAACTATCCGGGGCTAGAGTCGAGCAAATTTTACGACCGCGCCAAGAAGTATCTGCCGGATGGACAAAGCGCTCTTGTGACCTTCGGCATCAAGGGCGGATACGAAGCGGGCAAGAAGGTCATCAATGCGCTGAAGCTCTTCTCGCACGTGGCGAACATCGGCGACGCGAAGTCGCTGGTGATCCATCCGGCGTCGACGACGCACTCGCAGCTCACGGTCGAAGAACAGGCGGCGACGGGCGTGGTGCCGGAGCTGGTGCGGCTTTCGATTGGTATCGAGGACATTCGCGACATTATCGCGGATCTTGACCAGGCGATTGCTGCGGCGAACAGTGCGGTGAGCGAGAAGGAACTGGAACTCGCGGCGAAATGA